A region of Zeugodacus cucurbitae isolate PBARC_wt_2022May chromosome 5, idZeuCucr1.2, whole genome shotgun sequence DNA encodes the following proteins:
- the LOC105218140 gene encoding monocarboxylate transporter 9, giving the protein MAQQTTINENNNNQNGHIPDRATSPHLTKLIIPLNGDKSTFDKTYNTPIVDASATKEKKPKKKRRDKSDLGDDFVAPDGGWGWLVTVASGIAVLVTFGLAQQFGIIFRDYMYSIGITSSQLTTIINTQIAVSALTGLLNGPLFRRYTYRQVALGGSTLIFLGMFLSVFAQSFLFYMMSFSFFYAFGRGLMVSASSMAVNTFFKVKRRTATSYQFGVAGMGPIMLPHVATFLVQAVGVKGTVLIFSGLSLHNFAASLIFQPVQWHVKKVKGDAEALRQESQHFEEEEPEQFVEPDTHSLARANDGWFGSRTSINTLSQRHRLGTGDSVQMQRLRRLSSIGAGKGKQRSFSTSESIKEDELEHLHLNMELPTKLEHLDEGQVAVQYKPQQFTEKEDNYLAPEKTLEEMLEEEEEARQKLPFLQKVIIFFDLDLLRDFTYVNLAMGMTIINFVEINFAILTPFILSDFKFTNTQIAFAMSCLGVCDVILRFLTPILTAKIPLSNKNFFIIGILGMCLGRVFLIYCRDFYWLIAVFGFLGLFKAFRTIFALLIIPGYVPLKRLPAAAGLQLLMSGIFSLVFGPVVGLIRDATDYGFTLHVLNGLNIIAIAFWIIEDLLRKKKKPTLQ; this is encoded by the exons ATGGCGCAACAAACGACAATAAATGAGAATAATAACAATCAGAATGGTCATATACCTGATCGTGCCACCTCACCACATCTGACTAAATTAATAATACCTTTAAATGGTGATAAGTCAACATTCGATAAAACCTATAATACACCAATTGTGGACGCGAGTGCGACGAAAGAGAAGAAACCGAAAAAGAAGCGTCGCGACAAAAGTGATCTCGGTGATGATTTCGTAGCGCCCGATGGTGGTTGGGGTTGGCTGGTCACTGTGGCTAGTGGTATTGCGGTG TTGGTGACATTTGGCTTGGCCCAACAGTTCGGCATTATTTTTCGAGATTATATGTACAGTATTGGCATCACCAGTTCGCAGCTGACGACAATTATCAATACACAGATTGCCGTTTCGGCGTTAACAG gTCTCCTCAATGGACCGCTCTTCCGACGGTACACATACCGGCAAGTCGCATTGGGCGGCTCCACGCTCATCTTCCTCGGCATGTTTTTGTCAGTATTCGCGCAATCATTTCTCTTCTACATGATGTCTTTCTCATTCTTTTACG CCTTCGGTCGTGGTCTCATGGTATCAGCGTCTTCTATGGCGGTTAACACTTTCTTCAAAGTGAAACGTCGCACTGCCACCTCATATCAGTTCGGTGTGGCAGGCATGGGTCCAATTATGTTGCCACATGTCGCCACTTTCCTAGTGCAAGCTGTGGGCGTTAAGGGCACTGTGCTAATCTTTTCTGGTCTCTCGCTGCATAATTTTGCCGCCTCACTCATTTTCCAACCCGTGCAATGGCATGTGAAAAAAGTGAAAGGCGATGCAGAGGCTTTGCGACAGGAATCGCAGCACTTTGAAGAGGAAGAGCCCGAACAATTCGTAGAACCCGACACACACAGTTTGGCGCGCGCCAATGACGGTTGGTTCGGTTCACGTACCTCCATAAATACGCTCAGCCAACGACATCGGCTCGGCACTGGCGACAGCGTGCAAATGCAACGGCTACGACGTCTGAGCAGCATTGGCGCTGGCAAAGGTAAGCAGCGTTCTTTTTCGACTAGTGAGAGCATTAAGGAGGATGAGCTGGAGCATTTGCATTTGAATATGGAGTTGCCCACTAAACTGGAGCATCTGGATGAGGGGCAAGTTGCCGTGCAGTATAAGCCACAACAATTTACCGAGAAGGAAGACAATTATTTAGCGCCCGAAAAAACATTAGAGGAAATGttggaagaagaagaggaggCACGCCAGAAATTACCATTCCTCCAAAAGGTCATCATTTTCTTCGATCTGGATCTGCTGCGCGATTTCACATATGTCAATCTGGCTATGGGCATGACAATCATCAATTTCGTggaaatcaattttgccatcCTAACGCCTTTCATTCTCTCCGATTTCAAATTCACTAACACACAAATCGCCTTTGCCATGTCCTGCCTGGGTGTTTGCGATGTCATACTGCGTTTCCTCACGCCCATACTGACCGCTAAGATACCTTTGAGTAACAAGAATTTCTTCATTATCGGCATTTTGGGCATGTGCTTGGGCCGCGTCTTCCTCATATACTGTCGTGATTTCTATTGGTTGATCGCGGTTTTCGGCTTTTTGGGTCTTTTCAAGGCATTCCGCACAATCTTTGCACTTCTTATCATTCCCGGTTATGTGCCTTTGAAGCGTTTGCCCGCTGCAGCGGGTCTACAATTGCTTATGTCCGGCATCTTCTCGCTGGTTTTTGGTCCAGTTGTTG GTCTGATACGTGACGCTACCGATTATGGCTTCACCCTGCATGTGCTCAATGGCTTGAATATTATCGCTATTGCATTTTGGATAATCGAAGATCTCTtgcgaaagaagaagaagccaaCACTGCagtag